A window of the Lepus europaeus isolate LE1 chromosome 5, mLepTim1.pri, whole genome shotgun sequence genome harbors these coding sequences:
- the LOC133760035 gene encoding glutathione S-transferase Mu 1, producing the protein MPVTLGYWDVRGPVLPIRLLLEYTDTSYEEKRYRMGDAPDYDRSQWLSEKFTLGLDFPNLPYLIDGTHKLTQSNAILRYLARKHGLCGETEEERIRVDILENQVMDTRFQFAKVTYSPDFEKLKPEYLKGLPEKLQLYSQFLGKRPWFAGDKITFADFLVYDILDQNRIFEPACLDTFPNLKDFMSRFEALPKISAYMKSSRFIRVPLFLKTATWTGI; encoded by the exons ATGCCTGTGACGCTGGGTTACTGGGATGTCCGTGGG CCAGTTCTGCCAATCCGATTGCTCCTAGAATACACGGACACCAGCTATGAGGAAAAGAGATACAGGATGGGGGACG CTCCCGACTATGACAGAAGCCAGTGGCTGAGTGAGAAATTCACGCTGGGCCTGGACTTTCCCAAT CTGCCCTACCTAATTGATGGGACTCACAAGCTCACGCAGAGCAATGCCATTCTGCGCTACCTGGCCCGCAAGCACGGCCTGT gtggggaGACGGAAGAGGAGAGGATTCGCGTGGACATTCTGGAGAACCAGGTTATGGACACCCGCTTCCAATTCGCCAAAGTGACCTACAGTCCTGACTTT GAGAAGCTGAAGCCCGAGTACCTGAAGGGGCTCCCTGAGAAGCTGCAGCTGTACTCGCAGTTCCTGGGGAAGCGGCCCTGGTTCGCAGGGGACAAG ATCACCTTCGCCGATTTCCTGGTCTACGACATCCTTGACCAGAACCGGATATTTGAGCCCGCGTGCCTGGACACGTTCCCAAACCTGAAGGATTTCATGTCCCGCTTCGAG GCCCTGCCGAAGATCTCTGCCTACATGAAATCCAGCCGCTTCATCAGAGTGCCCCTGTTTTTAAAGACAGCCACGTGGACGGGAATATAG